The proteins below come from a single Lasioglossum baleicum chromosome 20, iyLasBale1, whole genome shotgun sequence genomic window:
- the Sec61alpha gene encoding SEC61 translocon subunit alpha — MGFKFLEVIKPFCSILPEIEKPRRKIQFREKVLWTAITLFIFLVCCQIPLFGIMSSDSADPFYWIRVILASNRGTLMELGISPIVTSGLIMQILGGAKIIDVGDTIKDRALFNGAQKLFGMVITIGQAIVYVMTGMYGDPTVIGAGVCLLIIIQLFVAGLIVLLLDELLQKGYGLGSGISLFIATNICETIVWKAFSPTTVNTGRGTEFEGAVIALFHLLATRQDKVRALREAFYRQNLPNLMNLLATILVFAIVIYFQGFRVDLPIKSARCRGQYSSYPIKLFYTSNIPIILQSALVSNLYVISQMLAVKFEGNIIVNLLGVWSDVGGGGPARSYPVGGLCYYLSPPESVGHILQDPIHAVLYIFFMLGSCAFFSKTWIDFSGSSAKDIAKQLKDQQMVMRGHRDNSMIHELNRYIPTAAAFGGLCIGALSVLADFLGAIGSGTGILLAVTIIYQYFEIFVKEQSEMGGMSTLLF, encoded by the exons tcAAATTTCTGGAGGTGATCAAACCGTTCTGCAGCATACTCCCGGAAATAGAGAAGCCGCGGCGAAAA ATCCAGTTCAGGGAGAAGGTGCTATGGACTGCGATCACGCTGTTTATCTTCTTAGTATGCTGTCAG ATTCCCCTGTTCGGTATCATGTCTTCGGACAGCGCGGATCCATTCTATTGGATCCGTGTGATACTCGCATCAAATAGAGGTACTCTCATGGAGCTGGGTATCTCCCCCATTGTTACTTCTGGACTGATCATGCAGATCTTGGGGGGTGCCAAGATCATCGATGTTGGTGACACCATAAAGGACAGAGCCCTTTTCAATGGGGCACAAAAGT TATTCGGTATGGTGATCACCATAGGTCAAGCCATAGTGTACGTAATGACAGGAATGTACGGTGACCCGACCGTAATAGGAGCCGGAGTTTGTTTATTGATCATCATCCAGTTGTTTGTTGCTGGATTGATCGTATTGTTGTTGGACGAGCTTCTCCAGAAAGGATACGGATTGGGAAGTGGAATTTCTTTGTTCATTGCGACCAACATTTGCGAGACGATCGTATGGAAAGCGTTCTCTCCTACCACTGTCAACACTG GACGAGGCACAGAGTTCGAAGGAGCTGTGATCGCTTTGTTCCACCTGTTGGCTACCAGACAGGACAAAGTTCGTGCTCTTCGCGAAGCCTTCTACAGACAGAACCTTCCCAACCTGATGAACTTGCTCGCCACCATCTTGGTATTCGCTATAGTGATATACTTCCAG GGCTTCCGTGTCGATTTGCCAATCAAATCTGCCAGGTGCAGAGGCCAGTACAGTAGCTACCCGATCAAGCTGTTCTACACCAGCAACATACCCATCATCCTTCAATCCGCGTTGGTATCGAATCTGTACGTAATATCGCAAATGCTTGCGGTCAAGTTCGAAGGGAACATCATCGTGAATCTCCTGGGAGTATGGTCGGACGTTGGCGGCGGAGGGCCTGCTAGATCCTATCCTGTAGGAGGATTATGTTACTATCTATCACCACCAGAATCCGTAGGACATATACTTCAAGATCCTATACACGCTGTGCTATACATCTTCTTCATGCTGGGGTCCTGCGCTTTCTTCTCGAAGACGTGGATCGACTTCTCCGGCAGTTCAGCCAAGGAT ATTGCGAAGCAGCTGAAGGACCAGCAGATGGTGATGAGGGGGCACAGAGACAACTCGATGATCCACGAGTTGAACAGATACATACCAACCGCGGCGGCGTTCGGCGGTTTGTGTATCGGTGCGTTATCCGTTTTAGCTGATTTCCTGGGCGCGATCGGATCCGGCACCGGTATCCTTCTCGCCGTGACGATCATTTACCAGTACTTCGAGATCTTCGTCAAGGAGCAGAGTGAAATGGGTGGCATGAGCACGCTGCTCTTTTAA